tccttgagagttggGAAACTGtttccactagtcagataagtcttgcgagtatattgtatactcagggtttattttacccctgttgtaggtgcagcttgaggagtagctcttgtgtggaggattcttctggtgggcacagacggatccttatatcatttccgctagatgtttattttcattccgatatttaattatcgcactctaaactctggtattgtaataaataatttccaagaactcttgttgtatgaaatggactaagtgttataagctcgtactcattattggatcctagcagtaaaacatggattgtttcgaaTTCTCCCTTGGTGTGGGCTCGAcgaaactgtccgatgtagctaactttcagggtgcttagtgtttagtggaagatgagcgccttcgaaagcgtgttatttcggacggttctgccacaccagccttgctccatcaagcagattccTTTGGCTTGCTGCATGTTGATCACATTgccatatttttgtgtcaacagaaGGATTACGGAGTTGTGTCGATGGATTGATTAGTGTTAGCATACTATGTGTTTACATTAGTATCCCAAAGGTTGTAATCCTTTTATTTCAGTTTCATACCTCTTCATATCCCCATGTAATCTCTATATATACCTTCAAATGATTAATGGAAAGTGAGTTGAGTTATTCCTCCAATATGGTATCAGAGCTTGATAGTCAGTGGCATCAGCAACAGGTGGTCCATCAGCAGAGAGCTTGGCATTAGTATCAATCGGAGTGGAACATGGTTTGCAATCAGTCATACCAGCACGACCCAAGAGCTCAAGTATGTAGTGGCCCTGGGAGAGGAACATGCTAGTAGAGCTTCGAGAGACAGTCATGCCAAGGAAATGATGCAAATGCCCAAGATCCTTCATAGAAAATTCTGCTGTAAGAGAATTCACAATGCTGTGGAGAAGAGCCCTAGAAGATGCAGTCAATATAATATCATCGACATAAAGAAGTAAGTATGCCATATCGGAGCCTCGCCGCAAAATGAAAAGAGAGGTGTCCGACTTTGCCTCCAGAAATCCAATAGAACGAATGAATGAAGCAAATCTGTTGTACCAAGCTCGGGGTGCCTATTTCAAGCCGTAGAGAGACTTATTAAGGCAACACACATAATTGGGCTTTGATGAATCAACAAACCCAGATGGCTGTGCACAATAGACCATCTCTTCCAAAGTACCATGGAGGAAAGCATTCTTCACATCTAATTGATGGACAGCCCAATTCTGAGAGACAACCAAAGAGAGCACTGTGCATATAGTGGCTGGCTTAACAACAGGACTGAAAGTTTCACCAAAATCAAGACCAGGGCGGTGGGTAAAACCATGAAGGACCCATCGAGCTTTGTAACGGTCGAGGGTGCCATCTGGATGTAATTTGTGTCGAAAACCCCACTTGCCTGTAACAATATTAATGCCAAGTGGAGGAGGAACAAGATCCCAAGTGTGATTGGCCTGGAGAGCGGTGAATTCCCCCCTGCATAGCATCACACCAATTCGGATCGGCCAAAGCACCGCGATAAGTCTTCGGAATAGGAGACAATGTGATGGCCTGCAAGTTGATTAATGGAAAGTGAGTTGAGTTATTCCTCCAATAATTAGTGGTGGATAATAATGGATCGTGGAGCTTTGTGGATGGATTGATTAGTGGTGGATAATTGTGATCTACCGTGGTTAGTGGAAGATCAAGAGAAAAGATCTGTGCGATGGTCCCATGAGGGCTGGGGCAAGACCGCATGCAGGAGGTGAGTGCAAGAGACACAAATGCTGAGGGATCGTGCTTCATAAGATGGTAGTGGGCCTCTGGTGACGACGTGGCTTAAGGAGATGTTAGAGAAATAAGCTGATgaggttttgctttataagagtataaaaTAAGATTACTATGATTCTTTTTTCTGGCACAAGAATTAGATTGATCATCATATGAGCGTCGGAGACCAAGGGATAATTAATTTTGTTCCTTTTTTCTAATATAGTTTATGTTCTTTTTCTAGTTTTTAGTTTTCTTTTGTATTACAACACAAAACATTTATTTGGTTGTTATGTATACTTTGACTGTATATGTATGTCATCATGTGTGATTGTTATTGGCTTGAACTGCCTCTATGTTGACACGTTGACCCAAGCTAAGGTCGACAGTAACAAAATGTGAAATGCACCTTCCAGCTTTTGGCGGATCCTAATTTTCTCATGTTCTCTCACCCTCTGGAAAAGCGTGAAGGTTGTACTCTGCTACAACACATGCTTGAACGGGTCTCTGGAACTTTTGTCTGAGAGCGTTCGTAGCTTCTGCAGGTGACTACGGCGGCGTTTGGTTATTTAGTCGTcgcttctaaaatttatgtcacgtcAAATGTTaaatgtttagatattaataaagaacattaaatatagactaattataaaatcaattatatagataaaggctaatttacgagacgatttttaagcctaattaatctatcattagcacatgtttactgtagcaccacgttgtcaaatcatggtctaattaggcttaaaaaattcgtctcgcaaattagtcgcaagttgtgcaattagtttcgtaattagtccatatctaatactccatgcatgtgtctaaacattcgatatgacaggaattttagaaggCACCGCAGAAATCAAACAGAGCCTATGGCTTACTATGAAGCCACCAACAAAAGTGACATGGACCTAACGTGCAGAcatagaagatgaggctactacGCAGGGAAGCCCCAACGGGGGCATACGTTTCTGTTAGCCTGGGTAAAAAGGTGCTCTCCACCTAGACATGCGTGAGATGAGGATGACTCCCGTCGCTGAAGAACGCGGCCTCTTTTGGTCTGCAGCATGCATGTCGCTTTCAACTCCTCTCTCCACTTTTCTCAGAGTGTATCTCTCCTGGAAAGCGTGTGTGCCAGACCAAGCCAACGACGCCTCTCCAGGCTGCTCTGTACATCTGCGAAGCTACTACCGCGTATGACATGGAAGCACTGTGCTTATGTGGATGTTGGGCCATATTCACTATGGTGCATTGGGGAAGGCCTTAGGGTATGCTTCGAGTTTTGGAGCATACTTTTGACATCAGAGTTTTGGAGCATACTCTATGACCCCAGCACGAGGGAGCGCAAAGATTTGATGGTCGAGCATCAATTTATTCAATTCAGTGGCACGATCACCCCCTACAGTGGCAGCCTTTTGTCATGATCCAACCGTGGAATTTCTTGGCATTCGCTTCCCCGTTGCCTAACATATATAATCTTCAACAGGTTTTGGCATATGTTGCAGGGATAGGAAAAAAGTGATTATATTTTTCAGGCTCCTAGTAGGTCAATTCAATGTAATAAACTATAAACGTGAAACATACATTATACAATGCAGCCAAGGTAAGGCCTTTAATAAACAGATAGATAAAACCAACGACTGATGAACTGAACGAAGTCTGTAAACGCAAGGTACAAACTATCAGTTttattcatcaaatttcacagaCTACCAAACTCACTTCCTAGTACCTACTGATCAACACGAAATCGTCATCATCGAGAACCCGGACCTCTTTTTGTCCCACAAAATTTCCCCGTCCAATAGCCTCAACAATCCGGACGAACTCAGTCCTCTTTTCAAGAGGAAGCGGAACATATGGCAGTCTGAAGACGGGCCTTGCAACCCCGAGCTGAGCCAGAGAGGTGTTGAGAGCAATTGGATTTGGTTGGCAGAACAACCATTTCATCAGGGGCAATAGCTTCTCATTCAGCATCGCATTCTCGCCTTTGTACATGAGGCTATGCATGAGCCCAGGAACAAGGTTGCTAGTAACAGAAATGACTCCAGTAGCACCATATTTCCACCTAGAATCGTGGCATTCGTCGTCATTGCCGCTCCAAATTGTTATACCTTTGTCAGCGTAGTGCTTAATCCTCTCATGCCCAACGCATTCCTTGACACCTGCCATGTTTGTATAGCCTGAAATTGCTACAATAACTTCAGGGGGGATATCCTGGGCACTTCTGGATGGCACGTTGTAGATGATGGTCGGACCCATTGGGAGGACAgcctcaaaatgagaaatcaTTCCTTCAGTTGAGGTCTTTCCATAGTAAGGATTGATGTGGAGAGCTGCATGCATGCCAACAGCAAATCCCTGCTCTGTTGCGTGAACAGCTTCTCTGGTTGAGTTACTTCCTGTGTTGCCTATCACTTTAATTCTAGAGCCAAAGCAGTTCACTGTATGCCCAATGAGCATGATATGTTCATCCCAGCTCA
The nucleotide sequence above comes from Miscanthus floridulus cultivar M001 chromosome 18, ASM1932011v1, whole genome shotgun sequence. Encoded proteins:
- the LOC136521672 gene encoding 4-hydroxy-tetrahydrodipicolinate synthase, chloroplastic — protein: MISPRMPTNLLPARTISPVSNGCAATASPSSPSVAARPRRSPSGLQSVTGRGKFPLAAITLDDYLPMRSTEVKNRTSTDDITSLRLITAVKTPYLPDGRFDLEAYDSLINMQIEGGAEGVIVGGTTGEGHLMSWDEHIMLIGHTVNCFGSRIKVIGNTGSNSTREAVHATEQGFAVGMHAALHINPYYGKTSTEGMISHFEAVLPMGPTIIYNVPSRSAQDIPPEVIVAISGYTNMAGVKECVGHERIKHYADKGITIWSGNDDECHDSRWKYGATGVISVTSNLVPGLMHSLMYKGENAMLNEKLLPLMKWLFCQPNPIALNTSLAQLGVARPVFRLPYVPLPLEKRTEFVRIVEAIGRGNFVGQKEVRVLDDDDFVLISRY